DNA from Acidobacteriota bacterium:
CTGCTCGACGGTGTCGGCCAGGATCATCTCGCGCATCGGGCCGATCTTGCCGGCGCCGAAGAACATGTGCTCGGTCCGGCAGAGGCCGATGCCCTCGGCCCCGAAGGCGACCGCGTTGGCTGACTGGTCGGGCTGGTCGGCGTTGGTCCGGATCTTGAGGGTCCGGAACTTGTCGGCCCAGGCCATGACCTTGGCGAAGGTCTGGTAAACCGGGGCCTTGCTCGGGTCGAGCGTCTTCTCGATTAGCACCTGGAGGACCTCGGAGGGCTTGGTCTGGAGCTTGCCCTCGAGGACCTCGCCGGTCGTGCCGTCGATCGAGATCCAGTCGCCTTCCTTGACCGTCCGGCCGCGGACGGTCATGGTGTGGGCGCCGTAGTCGATGACCAGATCGCCGCAGCCGGCGACGCAGACGCGGCCCATCTGCCGGGCGACCAGGGCGGCATGGGAGGTCATGCCGCCGCGGGCGGTCAGGATGCCCTCGGCCGCGTTCATGCCCTTGATGTCCTCGGGCGAGGTCTCGATGCGGGTCAGGACGACCTTTTCGCCGCGCCCGGCCCAGGCTTCGGCGTCGACGGAGTTGAAGACGACGCGGCCGGTGGCCGCGCCCGGGCCGGCGTTCAGCCCCTTGGTCAGGAGCTTGCCGGCCTTGACGGCCGCGGCCTTCTCGGCCGGGTCGAAGACGGGCCGGAGGAGCTGGTTGAGCTGGTCCGGCTCGATCCGCGACAGGGCTTCCTTCTCGCTGATGAGCTTCTCGCCGACCATGTCGACGGCGATCCGGATGGCGGCGAAGGCCGTGCGCTTGCCGACGCGGCACTGGAGCATATAGAGCCTGCCCTGCTGGATGGTGAACTCGATGTCCATCATGTCGCCGTAGTGCTTCTCGAGGATGTGGCGGATCTTCTCGAGCTGGGCGTAGGCCCTGGGATCGTCGCTCTTCAGTTCGGAGATGGGCTTGGGCGTCCGGATGCCGGCCACGACGTCCTCGCCCTGAGCGTTCATGAGGTACTCGCCGTAGAAGACGTTCTCGCCGGTGGCGGCGTCGCGGGTGAAGGCGACCCCGGTGCCGGAGTCGCTGCCCATGTTGCCGAAGACCATGAGCTGGACGTTGACGGCCGTGCCCCAGGCCTCGGGTATGTCGTACATCTTGCGGTAGGCGATGGCCCGTTCGTTCATCCAGGAGCCGAAGACGGCCCCGATCGCGCCCCAGAGCTGCTTCTTCGGGTCCTCGGGGAATTCCTGGCCGGTCTTGTCCTTGATGGCCGCCTTGAACCGGGCCACCAGGTCCTTGAGATCGGCGGCCGTCAGCTCGGTGTCGCTCCGGATGCCGCGCTCGTGCTTCTTGGCCTCGATGATGGCCTCGAAGGGATCGATGTCGTCCTTGTGGACGGGCTTGAGGCCGAGGACGACGTCGCCGTACATCTGGACGAAGCGGCGATAGGAATCGTAGACGAAGCGCTCGTTGCCGGTCCTGGCCACCAGGGCGGCCGCCGTCTTGTCGCTGAGACCGAGGTTGAGGATGGTGTCCATCATCCCCGGCATGGAGGCCCGGGCCCCGGAGCGGACCGACACGAGGAGCGGGCTCTTGGGATCGCCGAAGGACTGGCCGACGGTCTTCTCGAGCTTTTTCAGGTTCTTTTCGACCTCGGCGCGGAGCGCTTCGGGGATGCGCTTCCGGTTCTTGTAGTAGAGCGCGCAGACCTCGGTCGAGATCGTGAATCCGGGCGGGACGGGCAGGCCGATCCCGGCCATCTCGGCCAGGTTGGCGCCCTTGCCGCCGAGGATGTCCTTCATCGCCATGTTGCCTTCGGCGGCGCCGCCGCCGAAGAAATACACAAACTTCTTAGCCATAGGTCATCTCCTGATATACAGAGTATTCATGAAAATATACACGCATTCAGACCCGAATTCAACCGCGCCTCCCCCCTTGGCAGCCCCTGGAATCATCCGCCGCGGGCCTCCCCGGACGGACCGTCCCCCCGCCTCTATTATCCCCTGGAATCGCTCTTTATCAAGACCCGCCCCTTCGCCTTTTCGAACAGCAGGCACAGCCCGAGATAGAGCATCCCCAGGTCTTCGACGATGACGCCCAGGCCGGCCTTGCGCTCGACGGCCCCGAAGCAGCCGCAATCGACGTCGAGGCCGCGGGCCATGGTCACGACCGTCAGGGCGATGAAAAAGACGAGGAGGGCCGAGATGACGAGGGCCGCGCCGCGCTTCCAGGCCCCCGCGGCAAGGAACGCCCCGGCCAGGATCTCCAGCCAGGGCAGGATGAGAGCAGCGGCGAAGGAGAGGGATTGACCCACGAGCTGATAATTCCGGATGTTCTGGGCGAAGGCGAGCGGCTCAAGGGCCTTGGCGGCGCCGGCGCAGACGAACAGGGCGCCGAGGACGATCCGGAAGACGAGAAGGACGGTCCTATTCCTGACCACCGCTCTTCTCCTCCGGCAGCCCGGCCCCGGTCCATTCCTCCCAGCCGCCGCCGAAGACGCGGATGTCGCGGAAGCCCGCGTCATGCAGGCGCCTGGCCAGGCTCAGGCTCGATCGGCAGTCGCCGCCCTCGCAGTAGACGAGACACGTCCGGTCCCGTGGGATCTCGAGGATGCCGGCCGGAAGGGCGCCCTTCGCCCCGGCCGCCGGCAGGTTCCGGGCCCCCGGGACATGGCCCCGTTCGAAGAAGCCGGCGGCCCGGGCGTCCAGGATGACGGCCTGCCCGGTCCGCCAGAGCTCCTCGGCCTCGGCCAGGGTGACCATCCGGATGCCGGGATATTCGGCGGCCGGGAAGAACGACTCCCGGAACTCCCCCCGGGCGAAGCGGCCGATGAGGGGGATATGGACGGCCGCCGCGACGGCGACGCTCAACCCGACCAGGACCGCGGCCTGCCGCAGCGTCCGCCGGGCCTCGCTCAAGTGGACCTCCGTCTCAGCCGTGGACCGCCCTGTACTTCTCGAGGGCCGCCTTGAAGACGCGGACGGCCTCGCGGAGCTCGGGCTCGTTGATGACGTAGGCCAGGCGGGCCTCGTCCGTGCCCTGGCTCGGTGTCGAGTAGAAGCCGGGCGCCGGGGCGATCATGACCGTCTTCCCGTCGAGCGAAAAGTCCGAGAGCAGCCAGACGGCGAAATGCTCGACGTCCTTGACCGGCAGGCGGATGATGACGTAGAAGGCCCCTTCCGGCTTGCGGATGACGACGCCGGGGATATCCTTGAGCCCGTCGTAAAGGACGTTGCGCCGGCGGTCGTACTCGGCCCGGATCCCGGCGAAATAGCTCATGGGCATGTTGTAGGCGGCCAGGGCGGCCATCTGCTCGATCGAGGGAGGGCAGAGCCGGGCCTGGGCGAACTTGAGGGCGCCCGCATAGATGTCCTTGTTGCGGGTGATGATCATGCCGATCCGGGCGCCGCAGCAGGAGAAGCGCTTGGAGATGCTGTCGACGACGATGGCCCGGTCCCTGATGTCCTCGTACTCGAGGATGCTCTTGTGCCGGAGGCCGTCGTAGATGAACTCCTTGTAGACCTCGTCGCCGACGAGGAAGAGGTCGTGCTTCCTGACCAGGGCGACGACGCGGTCGAGCTCCTCGGGCGTGTAGACGGTGCCGGTCGGGTTGTTCGGCGAGCAGAGGAGGATGGCCCTGGTCCGCGGGGTGATGCGGGCCTCGATGGCCTCGACCGCAGGCAGGCGGAAGCCGTTCTCGACCGACAGGGGCAGCGGGACGATCCGGAGGCCGGCGAAGGCCGCGTAGCCGTTGTAGTTCGTATAGTACGGCTCGGGGATGATGATCTCGTCGCCGACGTCGCCGATGACGGAGAAGGTGAAGTGGATGGCCTCCGATCCGCCGCAGGTGATGAGGACGTCGTCCGCCTCCAGCGGGATGCCGTAGTTCGCGAAATAGCCGGTGACGGCCTGCCGCAGCTCGAGGAAGCCCTGGGCCGGCCCGTAGGCCAGGACGGGTTGGTCCCAGCGATGGAAGGTCTCCAGGACCGGCCCCGGCATGGGAATGTCGGGGTCGCCGATGTTGAGGTGGAAGACCTTGATGCCTTTGGCCTTGGCCGCGTCGGCATAGGGTTTCAGCTTCCGGATCGGGGACGCCTGGATCTCGCGGCCGCGCTTCGACACGTTCATGGATGAATCCTCCTGGGGGTCCGGGCCCGGAATATTAAGCTTCATTATATGGAATTCGCCGCACCAACTCAACGGTCCGGCTAGATCGCGAACGCGACGATCAGCTTATAGGCCGTGTAGCGGAACTTCAGTTGGCCGAACGGGTCCCACATCCCGTCGAGCCCCTCCCGGGCGATGATGTCGGGCCGCCCGCCGATCTGCCGTCCGCCGAACGAGACGCCCAAGCCCACCGTGAACGAGTATCCTTTGAACGCGAATTCGCCTCCCGTGACGATGTGATGGATGTCCCAGTCGGTCAGCGAGAGGTTGGACGAGGTCCCGGGCTTCTTGGCCGAGGCGTCGGTCGTGAAGCTGGCATAGCCCTTGAAGCGGGCGGAATAGAACCACTCCATGCCCGTGCCCCAGTTCAGCACGGCCCCGAGCTCCTGGGTGACATCGGTCGAGAACGTCTCGCCGGTCGTCTGAGAGACGAACTCGGGCGAGTCGATGACGGCGTACGGCCGGACGCGGGCGAACCACTCCATGCTCCAATAAGCCCGGACCTTCTGGATCTTGAAGGTCATCCCGGCCGCGACGGACAGGGGCGTCCGGTAGACCGCCGGCAGGCGGTCGCGATAAGCGGCGGCCAGGAAATCGTCGGCGGCGCCGTCGCCGTCGAGGTCCAGGCCGGCCACGCTCGAATTGACGCCGGTCGCGCCCTGCCCGCCGATGGCCGCGCTGGGCGTAGTCAGGGTCAGCCCCAGCGTGAGCCTCCTGAAGTCGGCGGCCAGGCCGATCTTCCACAGGGCCCGGAAATGGATATACCGGTACTGCCGGGCCCCGACGGCCATGGCCAGGCGCTTGTCCGGGCTCAGCGCCTCGACCAGCTCCTGGGTCATGGCCCGCTGGTTGCGGTAGGCGATGTACTGGGTGACGCCGACGCCGATGTGAGGCGATATCTTGTAGGACCAGGTCAGGCCGAACCAGCTCTCGGACACCTTCTCGTCGAGCCGGAACTGGGAGACATAATCCTCCGGGCCGGGGATGTCCGGGAGGACGTCCCGGAAGCCCGTTGCCGAGGTCGAAACCCCGAGCTTGACCGATTGCCGGGTCAGGTAGGAGTAGCCGAACCAGTGCTTCCGCAGGCCGCGGATGCGGATGGTGCCGGCCAGGAGCGAGGGCGCGGGGCCCGGATTGAACGTATATTGGGACACGCTCGCCGCCCCTGCCCCGACCAGGGTCACCCGCGGATACTGAAAGACCTTGGCGGCCATGAGGGTCTGCGGCTTCTCCAGGAGGCTCATGCCGCCCGGATTGTAGTAGGTCCCGGACAGGTCGAGGACGCTGCCGATGACCGCCCCGCCGAGCAGGGTCGCCCGCGAGCCGTATTGATGGGTCCAATAATGGGAGTCCTGGGCCGCGGCCGGCCAGGCCAGGCCAAGCAGGAAAACGACGGCCGGCCAGGGGGCCCAAATGGTTCTCATCGTCCCCAGTTTATATGATTTTCCTTCGTTCCTCGTCAAGCCCGGCGGGCGGGGAACATTCCGATTGCCAAGCCGGGACCACTTCTGATATTTTACCGGGCGGAAAGAGCTCCGGAAAGCCCATGACGATCGAGAGAGACGCCCGCCTCCGCGAGGTCCAGAGCTGGGGGAGTTTCTTCCGGTTCGGGATCGACGCTCCGGCCGTGGGGAAGGACGCCCGGCCGGGCCAGTTCGTCATGGTCAAGGTTTCCGACGGGACGGCCCCCCTGCTCCGCCGGCCGCTCGGCATCCACGACGCGGACGCCGGCGGCTTCGATCTCTTCTTCAGCATCGTCGGCCGGGGCACCGAGGCCCTGTCGCGCAAGGCCCCGGGCGACCGCCTCGACGTCATCGGCGCGCTCGGAAAGGGGTTCACGATGCCGGCCCCGGCCGAAGGGAAGACGGCCTATCTCGTCGGCGGCGGCCGGGGCATCGCCCCGCTCTACTTCCTGGCCCGCGAGCTGGCCCGGGCCGGGGCCCGGCCGATCGTCTTCTACGGCGGGCGGACGCGGGACGAGATACCCATCCGGGACCGGTTCGAGCGGGCCGGGATCGAGGTCCGATGCTCGACCGACGACGGCAGCTTCGGCTTCGCCGGCTTCGTGACCGCGCTCGTCGACCAGGAGCTGATCAAGTCCAGGCCCGCCAAGGTCTACGCCTGCGGCCCGGACCGGATGATGAAGGCCCTGGCCGGCATCACGGCCCGGCACGCCGTCCCGGCCGAGTTTTCGCTCGAGTCGATCATGGGCTGCGGCATCGGCGCCTGCTGGGGCTGCGTCCAGCGGATCCGGAACGAGAGCGGCGACGGCTGGGTCAAGATCTGCGAGGAAGGCCCGGTCTTCCCCGGGGAGCGCATCCTATGGCCGTGACGACAAGGCCGGTCGACCTGACCGCGGACCTGGGCTTCCTCCGGCTCCGCAATCCCGTCCTGACGGCCAGCGGCACGTTCGGCTACGGCCTCGAGTTCGAGCCCTACCTGGACCTGGCCAAGCTCGGCGGCATCGTCGTCAAGGGGCTCTACTATCATCCCCGGGAGGGCAACCCCCCGCCGCGCCTGGTCGAGACGCCGAGCGGCCTCATCAACGCCATCGGCCTCCAGGGCGTCGGCGTCGAGGCCTTCGCCGCCAAGGTCCTGCCCAGGCTGAGGGCGATCGACACGGCCGTCATCGTCAACGTCTGCGGCGCGGACGACGACGAGTACGCCGCGGTCGTCGAGTTCCTGGACGCGCAAGAAGGCATCGCCGCCTACGAGCTGAACATCTCCTGCCCCAACGTCAAGAAGGAAGGGGCCTGCCCGGCCCTCGCCCCGGAGCCGACCTTCGAGCTCGTGAAGCTGGTCAAGTCGGTGAGCCGGCGCCCCCTCATCACCAAGCTTTCGCCCAACGTCACCTCGATCATCGAGATCGCCCAGGCGGCCGCGGAGGCCGGGACGGACGCGGTGGCCCTGGTCAACACGTTCCTGGCCATGGCCATCGACCTCGAGACGCGCCGGCCCAGGCTCGGCAACGTCTACGGCGGGCTGAGCGGGCCGGCCATCAAGCCCATCGCCCTGCGCATGGTCCACCAGGTCGCGTCGCGGCTCACGGTGCCGGTCATCGGCCTGGGCGGCATCATGACCGGCGCGGACGCCCTGGAGTTCCTCGTCGCCGGGGCGGCCGCCGTCGAGGTCGGGACGGCGAGCTTCGTCGATCCGGACGCCGCCGCGCGGATCATCGGCGAGATCGTGAGCTGGTGCGAGGCCCACGGCGTCGCGGCCGTCCGCGACCTGGTCGGGACGCTGGCCGTTCCGTAAGCCCGAAGAAAGGACGCCCTTATGGCCCTCTCCAACGCGGACCGCATCATCATCGCCCTCGACGTCCAGACCAGGGAAGAGGGCAGCGCCCTGGTCGGGCGCCTCCGGGACGCCCGGACCTTCAAGGTCGGGCTGGAGCTGTTCACCGCCGAGGGGCCGGCCCTGTTCCGCAAGCTCAAGGTCCTGCGCAAGGACATCTTCCTCGACCTCAAGCTGCACGACATCCCCAACACCGTGTCCGGGGCCGTCCGTTCGGCCCTGAAGCACGGCGTCCAGATGATGACCCTCCACGCCTCGGGCGGCCGGGAGATGATGGCCAGGGCGGCCGAAACGGCCCGGGCCGCGGCCGAAGCGGCCAAGGGCCCCAAGCCCCTTCTCCTCGGGGTCACGGTCCTGACCAGCCTCAAGGGCGCGGATCTGGAGGAGGTCGGGCAGGGGGCCGATGTGGCCTCCCAGGTCGTGCGCCTGGCCGGACTGGCCAAGGCCTCGGGCCTGGACGGCGTCGTCTGTTCCCCCCAGGAGATCGAGGTCCTGCGCCGGGAGTACGGGCGCGACTTGGTCATCGTCACGCCGGGCATCCGGCCCGTCTGGGCGGCCGCCCAGGACCAGAAGAGGATCATGACCCCGGCCGACGCCGTGGCCAGGGGAGCGGATTATCTCGTCATCGGGCGGCCCATCACCGGGGCGCCCTCGCCGAACGAGGCCTTCCTCCGGATCGTCGAGGAGCTAGATCAGAGCCGGCCGTAGCGGACCGCGAAGATCCCCTTGACGATCAGGTTGAAGACGATCGACAAGGCCAGGACCACGAGGACGCTCACGATCATGTAGCCCGGGATCTTGTCCTTGGGCGTCTCCATCATCGGCGTCTCGAATCCCAGGTAGAGCAGGTACAGGCCGTACAGGCTGGCCACGAGGCCCAGGGCCCACAGGCCGGGGACGATGAACAGGACCCCGGCCACCCAGCCGGGCGTCATGCTGTAGGCGGCCAGCTTCAGGGCGGCGGTCATGTTCTTGGGCGAGGAGAAGGTCGGGGCCAGCTCGTCGATGATCAGGGCGAACAGATAGACCGTGACGAGCGCCAGGACATAGGAGACGACGGCGTAGCCGAGGGCCCGGCCGATCGGCCAGCGGAAGACCCCGACGAGAGGCAAGCGCTTGCCCACGAGCACGTTGCCGAGGAACTGGAAAGCCGGCGGGATGGCGGCCAGGACCATGATGTAGGACGGGAACAGGCCGGCCGGGGTGGCCGGCTCAGCCTTGATCCTGACCCATTCCTCCCGTGGTTTCAGAAGAATGGACTGGACCCTCTGGATGATATCCATGTCACCCTCCTGCCTTAAGGTGGCCCAATGATAAACCAGGGCCGGGGGAGTGTCAACGCGGCCGCTGCGGGGGCGGCGGGAAGAAAGAGAAGAAAGAGTGGAGGCGCGGGTCGGACTCGAACCGACGGATAGAGGTTTTGCAGACCTCTCCCTTAGCCACTTGGGTACCGCGCCAGGTTCTTCATTGATCGAGCGGATCGTTGGAGCGGGCGATGGGACTTGAACCCACGACCTTCTGCATGGCAAGCAGACGTTCTACCACTGAACTACGCCCGCCCGCTCACCCCTCTTCCGAGGGACAGCAGGCCTTAAACTAGCAGAATCGCCGGAGGCTGTCAACCGAAAGAAGGGGGGCGCGGATCGAAGGTCCATGCCCCCCTGGAAAACAAGGTCAATGAGCGGTGCTGATCTGGACCTCGGCGCCGATGTCGACGGCGTCGCGGGCCCCGAGAATCTTGATGGTCGAGGTCGCGCCGCGGACGTCGATGATGATGGCGCTGGCGAAGGCCTCCCTGGGCAGATTGGGCTTGGCCTGGTGGAAGACGTTGAGCTGGTCGCCGATCTGGACACAGTGCTGGCGGCCCAGGTCGACCAGGGCCCATTGGCCCGTGCCGGAGATGTGGAAGTCGTTCTCGATGTAGATGACGCGGCCCCGCTTGCTGGCGTTGGGGTCCATGTCGCGGTAGCCGAGGTCCCGGCCGATCTGGCCGGCCTCTTCCTCGAAGGGAATGAGATAGTCGCCTATTAGGATCCGGCCGCAACCCTTCTCGACCTTGGCCGTGGCCATGCGGTCCTCGAGCCGGACGACGCGGGCCCGGCCGTGGCGCTCCATGACCGTCCCGAGCTTGCCCACCTTGGCCCGCGGCCCGACCGTCAGGAAGAGCTGGCCGATCTCCAGCCCGTCGGCCGCGCCCTTGTCCAGGTAGATGACGTCGCCGTCCTCGAAGATGCTCTTCTCGTTCATCCGCTCCGCCCCGATGATCCGGATGTCGGGCAGGAGCTTGCCGGCCTCGTACATATAGAACGAGCAGTTGAGGTCGGACTCGTTGATCAGCTGGTAGTTCTCTTCGAAGATCTTCGGCTTCTGGATCATCGTCTCCTGCGTGTCCTGGGCGAAAGGCCGGCCCGGGACGATGAGAGCCAGACCGACGAGGGCGATGCCAACGTAGACCGCCGATTTTCTGCTCATGGTCTCACCTCTTGGCCGATGGAGTTCCACCGGGCGTTATTATACGGAGCGCCTCTCTCGACTGTCAACATTCCGTCGGCACCCGCTCCCGATGGACAAGCCACCATGATTCGAATAGAATGAATCAAATCATAATGTTAGTCGCTCCGAGGACACGAATGTCCAAAAAAATCACCGTCGGCCTGATCTTCGGGGGGCGCTCGGCCGAACACGAGGTTTCCCTGGTCTCGGCGTCCGCCGTCCATAAAAACCTGCCCCGGGACAAGTTCGACGTCCGCTCGATCTACATCACCCGGGGGGGCCGGTGGAAGGCGGTCGAGGCCCCGTCGGCCGGCCCCGGGGACCTCGAGGCGGGGCCGGACTTCTCCTTCCTGCCGTGGGAGTCCGCCCCGGCCGCGGACCGGCCGTTCGCCGACATCTATTTCCCGGTCCTCCACGGGCCCTTCGGCGAGGACGGGACGATCCAGGGCCTGCTCGAGCTGGCCGGAGTCCCCTATGTCGGGGCCGGGGTCACGGGCTCGGCCGTGGGCATGGACAAATCCGTGTCCAAATCGGTCCTCCGCGACCACGGCCTCCCGGTCGTGCCCTGCGCGACCGTCCGGGAGATCGACTGGGGCCGGGACCGCGCGGCCAGCCTGCGCCGCGTCCGCCGGGCCCTGCCGCTGCCCGTCTTTGTCAAGCCCTCCAACCTGGGCTCGAGCGTCGGCATCACCAAGGTCATGGAGGCGGCCGGGCTCGCGGCCGCCCTGGACACGGCCTTCCGCTACGATGCGACGGCCCTGGTCGAGAAAGGCGTCGCCGGCCGCGAGCTCGAGCTGAGCGTCCTCGGCAACGACGAGCCTGAGGCCTCGCTCCCCGGCGAGATCATCCCCCACAACGAGTTCTACGACTACGCCGACAAGTACCTCGAGGGCAAGACCGGATTCGTCATCCCGGCGAAGCTCGGGGCGAAGACAACGGCCAGGGTCCAGGCGCTGGGCATCGCCGCCTTCAAGGCACTGGCCGCCTCGGGCCTGGCCCGGGTCGACTTCTTCCTGGAGAGGGGCACCGGCCGTCTCTACGTCAACGAGATCAACACCATCCCCGGCTTCACCGAGATCAGCATGTACCCCAAGCTCTGGGCCGCCTCGGGCCTGCCCTTCCCCCGGCTGCTCGAGCGGCTCGTGGCGCTCGGCTTCGAGCGCCACGCGAGCCGCAAGGCCTGCCTCGAAAGGGACCGCTGATGCGGATCCTGGGGATCGATTACGGCGACCGGCACATCGGCCTGGCCCTGAGCGATCCGCTCCTGATCACCGCGCAGCCGCTCGGCGCCTACACGCCCAGCGGCCGCGCGAGCGTCGACGGGCAGTACTTCCGGGACCTCGTGGCCCGGCACGACGTCGGCGAGATCGTCCTGGGCAACCCCCTGCGCATGGACGGCAGCTCCGGGACAAGGGCCGAGAAAACGAGGTCGTTCGCGGCCTGGCTGGAGAAGACCGTCGGCAGGCCGGTGACGCTCCTGGACGAGCGCCTGACGACGCGCCAGGCCCTCAAGACCCTCGACGACGAGAAGCTCCGCGGCCGGAAGAAGAAGGAGTGGGAGGACCAGATCGCCGCGGTCATCATCCTCTCGACCTATCTCGAGAGGAAGCGCGGAACGGACGATGTTCCTGAAGGCCGTTAGGGGCGTCCTCCTCGCCGCCCTCCTGCTGCT
Protein-coding regions in this window:
- the ppdK gene encoding pyruvate, phosphate dikinase codes for the protein MAKKFVYFFGGGAAEGNMAMKDILGGKGANLAEMAGIGLPVPPGFTISTEVCALYYKNRKRIPEALRAEVEKNLKKLEKTVGQSFGDPKSPLLVSVRSGARASMPGMMDTILNLGLSDKTAAALVARTGNERFVYDSYRRFVQMYGDVVLGLKPVHKDDIDPFEAIIEAKKHERGIRSDTELTAADLKDLVARFKAAIKDKTGQEFPEDPKKQLWGAIGAVFGSWMNERAIAYRKMYDIPEAWGTAVNVQLMVFGNMGSDSGTGVAFTRDAATGENVFYGEYLMNAQGEDVVAGIRTPKPISELKSDDPRAYAQLEKIRHILEKHYGDMMDIEFTIQQGRLYMLQCRVGKRTAFAAIRIAVDMVGEKLISEKEALSRIEPDQLNQLLRPVFDPAEKAAAVKAGKLLTKGLNAGPGAATGRVVFNSVDAEAWAGRGEKVVLTRIETSPEDIKGMNAAEGILTARGGMTSHAALVARQMGRVCVAGCGDLVIDYGAHTMTVRGRTVKEGDWISIDGTTGEVLEGKLQTKPSEVLQVLIEKTLDPSKAPVYQTFAKVMAWADKFRTLKIRTNADQPDQSANAVAFGAEGIGLCRTEHMFFGAGKIGPMREMILADTVEQRKAALAKLLPLQRRDFAGIFEVMAGRPVTIRTIDPPLHEFLPHEEKEQREVAAQMGITFEKVKERVDSLHEFNPMLGFRGCRLGIIYPEITEMQARAIFEAAAATKKKGIPVLPEVMIPLVGNVLELRNQEKLVRATAEAVMKEQGTRFDYLVGTMIEIPRGAITADEIAAVAEFFSFGTNDLTQTTLGVSRDDAGRFLRPYVDMGIYAKDPFEVLDRDGVGQLMRMAAAKGRATRPGIKLGICGEHGGEPSSVEFCHLIGLNYVSCSPFRVPIARLAAARAAILNAPKAAAKPAAKKAAKPSRAKAAKAKKPARKR
- a CDS encoding MauE/DoxX family redox-associated membrane protein, with amino-acid sequence MVRNRTVLLVFRIVLGALFVCAGAAKALEPLAFAQNIRNYQLVGQSLSFAAALILPWLEILAGAFLAAGAWKRGAALVISALLVFFIALTVVTMARGLDVDCGCFGAVERKAGLGVIVEDLGMLYLGLCLLFEKAKGRVLIKSDSRG
- a CDS encoding rhodanese-like domain-containing protein, producing the protein MSEARRTLRQAAVLVGLSVAVAAAVHIPLIGRFARGEFRESFFPAAEYPGIRMVTLAEAEELWRTGQAVILDARAAGFFERGHVPGARNLPAAGAKGALPAGILEIPRDRTCLVYCEGGDCRSSLSLARRLHDAGFRDIRVFGGGWEEWTGAGLPEEKSGGQE
- a CDS encoding pyridoxal phosphate-dependent aminotransferase; the encoded protein is MNVSKRGREIQASPIRKLKPYADAAKAKGIKVFHLNIGDPDIPMPGPVLETFHRWDQPVLAYGPAQGFLELRQAVTGYFANYGIPLEADDVLITCGGSEAIHFTFSVIGDVGDEIIIPEPYYTNYNGYAAFAGLRIVPLPLSVENGFRLPAVEAIEARITPRTRAILLCSPNNPTGTVYTPEELDRVVALVRKHDLFLVGDEVYKEFIYDGLRHKSILEYEDIRDRAIVVDSISKRFSCCGARIGMIITRNKDIYAGALKFAQARLCPPSIEQMAALAAYNMPMSYFAGIRAEYDRRRNVLYDGLKDIPGVVIRKPEGAFYVIIRLPVKDVEHFAVWLLSDFSLDGKTVMIAPAPGFYSTPSQGTDEARLAYVINEPELREAVRVFKAALEKYRAVHG
- a CDS encoding dihydroorotate dehydrogenase electron transfer subunit gives rise to the protein MTIERDARLREVQSWGSFFRFGIDAPAVGKDARPGQFVMVKVSDGTAPLLRRPLGIHDADAGGFDLFFSIVGRGTEALSRKAPGDRLDVIGALGKGFTMPAPAEGKTAYLVGGGRGIAPLYFLARELARAGARPIVFYGGRTRDEIPIRDRFERAGIEVRCSTDDGSFGFAGFVTALVDQELIKSRPAKVYACGPDRMMKALAGITARHAVPAEFSLESIMGCGIGACWGCVQRIRNESGDGWVKICEEGPVFPGERILWP
- a CDS encoding dihydroorotate dehydrogenase yields the protein MAVTTRPVDLTADLGFLRLRNPVLTASGTFGYGLEFEPYLDLAKLGGIVVKGLYYHPREGNPPPRLVETPSGLINAIGLQGVGVEAFAAKVLPRLRAIDTAVIVNVCGADDDEYAAVVEFLDAQEGIAAYELNISCPNVKKEGACPALAPEPTFELVKLVKSVSRRPLITKLSPNVTSIIEIAQAAAEAGTDAVALVNTFLAMAIDLETRRPRLGNVYGGLSGPAIKPIALRMVHQVASRLTVPVIGLGGIMTGADALEFLVAGAAAVEVGTASFVDPDAAARIIGEIVSWCEAHGVAAVRDLVGTLAVP
- the pyrF gene encoding orotidine-5'-phosphate decarboxylase produces the protein MALSNADRIIIALDVQTREEGSALVGRLRDARTFKVGLELFTAEGPALFRKLKVLRKDIFLDLKLHDIPNTVSGAVRSALKHGVQMMTLHASGGREMMARAAETARAAAEAAKGPKPLLLGVTVLTSLKGADLEEVGQGADVASQVVRLAGLAKASGLDGVVCSPQEIEVLRREYGRDLVIVTPGIRPVWAAAQDQKRIMTPADAVARGADYLVIGRPITGAPSPNEAFLRIVEELDQSRP
- a CDS encoding Yip1 family protein; the encoded protein is MDIIQRVQSILLKPREEWVRIKAEPATPAGLFPSYIMVLAAIPPAFQFLGNVLVGKRLPLVGVFRWPIGRALGYAVVSYVLALVTVYLFALIIDELAPTFSSPKNMTAALKLAAYSMTPGWVAGVLFIVPGLWALGLVASLYGLYLLYLGFETPMMETPKDKIPGYMIVSVLVVLALSIVFNLIVKGIFAVRYGRL
- a CDS encoding D-alanine--D-alanine ligase family protein, whose translation is MSKKITVGLIFGGRSAEHEVSLVSASAVHKNLPRDKFDVRSIYITRGGRWKAVEAPSAGPGDLEAGPDFSFLPWESAPAADRPFADIYFPVLHGPFGEDGTIQGLLELAGVPYVGAGVTGSAVGMDKSVSKSVLRDHGLPVVPCATVREIDWGRDRAASLRRVRRALPLPVFVKPSNLGSSVGITKVMEAAGLAAALDTAFRYDATALVEKGVAGRELELSVLGNDEPEASLPGEIIPHNEFYDYADKYLEGKTGFVIPAKLGAKTTARVQALGIAAFKALAASGLARVDFFLERGTGRLYVNEINTIPGFTEISMYPKLWAASGLPFPRLLERLVALGFERHASRKACLERDR
- the ruvX gene encoding Holliday junction resolvase RuvX, with the protein product MRILGIDYGDRHIGLALSDPLLITAQPLGAYTPSGRASVDGQYFRDLVARHDVGEIVLGNPLRMDGSSGTRAEKTRSFAAWLEKTVGRPVTLLDERLTTRQALKTLDDEKLRGRKKKEWEDQIAAVIILSTYLERKRGTDDVPEGR